A genomic stretch from Edaphobacter aggregans includes:
- a CDS encoding slipin family protein, translating into MSLPALIVIAIIILYIINSIKILKEYERGVIFRLGRISPAKGPGVILVFRPLDQIVRVSLRQEAMEVPPQDVITKDNVTLKVNAVITLRVIDPTKAVIEVTNYIYQTSQFAQTTLRSVLGEVNLDELLAHRETLNQRIQTIIDGHTAPFGVKVVSVEVKQVDMPESMLRAMAKQAEAEREARAKIIHAEGEFNAAAKLVDAATLMATQPMTLQLRYLQTLTEIGVEKNTTIVFPLPMELMNLLNKTLTPGSEK; encoded by the coding sequence ATGTCGCTCCCAGCACTCATCGTCATCGCCATCATCATTCTCTACATCATCAACTCCATCAAAATCCTCAAAGAATACGAGCGGGGCGTCATCTTCCGCCTCGGCCGCATCTCGCCCGCCAAGGGCCCCGGCGTCATCCTCGTCTTCCGCCCGCTCGACCAGATCGTCCGCGTCTCGCTCCGTCAGGAAGCCATGGAGGTCCCGCCCCAGGACGTCATCACCAAGGACAACGTCACCCTCAAGGTGAACGCCGTTATCACCCTGCGCGTCATCGACCCCACCAAAGCCGTCATCGAGGTCACAAACTACATCTACCAGACCTCCCAGTTCGCCCAGACGACACTCCGCTCGGTCCTCGGCGAGGTCAACCTTGATGAACTCCTCGCCCACCGCGAGACCCTCAACCAGCGCATCCAGACCATCATCGACGGCCACACCGCGCCCTTCGGCGTAAAAGTCGTCTCCGTCGAAGTCAAGCAGGTCGACATGCCCGAATCCATGCTCCGCGCCATGGCCAAACAAGCCGAAGCCGAGCGCGAAGCCCGTGCCAAGATCATCCACGCCGAAGGCGAGTTCAACGCCGCCGCCAAGCTGGTCGACGCCGCCACTCTCATGGCCACCCAGCCCATGACCCTCCAACTCCGCTACCTCCAGACCCTCACCGAGATAGGTGTCGAGAAGAATACGACCATCGTCTTCCCTCTTCCAATGGAGCTCATGAACCTGTTGAATAAAACATTGACACCGGGCTCCGAGAAGTAA